The following are from one region of the Thermomicrobiales bacterium genome:
- a CDS encoding NUDIX domain-containing protein: protein MRQVCIDGANLPRKRKVLAYITHGSRLLIFRQPEHPEAGIQVPGGTVEHDEPLDLAALREAQEETGLPDLTLVRFLGVAEYDCHPHGKPEIHERYYFHLRCSGTPANEWDHWEEEPSEGEESRILFRFSWVDLPDGVPTLIAEMDEMLPALVAELQP from the coding sequence GTGAGGCAAGTCTGCATCGACGGAGCGAATCTTCCGAGGAAGCGCAAGGTCCTGGCCTACATCACCCATGGCTCGCGCCTGTTGATCTTCCGTCAGCCAGAGCATCCGGAAGCGGGCATTCAGGTCCCCGGCGGGACGGTTGAGCACGACGAACCGCTCGATCTCGCCGCACTGCGTGAGGCGCAGGAGGAGACCGGTCTGCCTGACCTGACCCTCGTGCGCTTCCTCGGAGTTGCTGAATACGATTGCCACCCGCACGGCAAGCCGGAGATCCACGAACGCTACTACTTCCACCTGCGCTGCAGTGGGACGCCCGCCAACGAATGGGATCACTGGGAAGAGGAACCGTCGGAGGGCGAGGAGAGCCGCATCCTGTTTCGCTTCAGCTGGGTGGACTTGCCGGACGGCGTGCCGACGCTGATCGCCGAAATGGACGAGATGCTCCCGGCGCTCGTCGCCGAACTTCAGCCCTGA